A window of Heliomicrobium undosum genomic DNA:
GTTCTGAGGACATGTATGCTTATTATCTTTTGGCGAGTTGCCCTAATATCAAGACTATAGGATTTATAGATGAACATTCATTTGAATCCACGAAGCACATTATTAGTGGATTAATATATAAAAAAATAGATATTAGTGAGTTGGATTTAGCAGAAGCCCAATGCATTTATGAAAAAATCCCTCAATCCTTGCGTACTGATAACTTTGCCTATAAAAAAAATAGGCTTGAAAGATTTTCAATGCTTGAAATGATGTCTAATAATGTAAAGAATATAATGACTGAATCAAAAATACAAACTTTTCTTCAAAGAATAAAAGCAACGACACCAGATGCATTCGAGGTTATTAAATTAACGTCTTATCTATTTGTAAATAATTCCGCGCTATCGATTGATATATTGTGTTCTTATTTTAATATTACTAATTACGATAAAATTTCTACGCTATTATCTACTGTAAAGATGTTACTAACTGAAGCTGATATTCGGTTAACCCAAGATGAAGTAGATGGAGAATTTTATTATTTAAGGTCGAATTTATTTTCGCATTACGTTAATAAATTGTTAATGTATAGACATTCCGCCGATTATGCAGAAACTATTAAAAAGTTTGTTTTTAACGTATCACCCTATAAAACGTATAAATACCATGTTTTCAAACGCACTGCATATGATGCGAAATTATTTTATCGCTTATTTAATGATGAAGCACACGAATTGTATAAGAGAATTTACTCATATAACCCCACCGCTTACACTTTACAGCAATGGGCGCTGTACAAAGTTGAACTTAAAGATTACCCTGGTGCATTTGCCGATATTGATAAAGCAATTACTATGGATAGATATAATTTTAGTATAAAAAACACAAGAGCAATTGTTTTGTTTGAAGCTAACAAAGAAATAAAAACTGGTCTAGCTATAACTGAGATGATAGAAGCAATGGATATATTATCCGAATGCTATAGAAGTGATAAACGTAAAGTATTTCACGCTCAGAAATATGCTGAATTTGCCCTTTATTTTGCGACGGTCCTTTCGTATTATGAGTTTATTGATCAAGCAATTACATGGCTAAAAGAGATTTCAAAAGATTTTAAAAGCTATAAAACAAAAGAACTTTTGAATAAATTAATTAATATAAAACGCTAAAATTAAACCAGGGGTTGTGCATAAATAGCTTATACCGAAAATACGATCCTTTTATTGTTGACTTCCTCCCCCACTAGAGCGATGATGTCCACGACCCCACCACCATCGCCAAGGAGGAATTTTATAGGCCATAACCGGTTTCCCGACAAATTAAGATTGAGCTAATTTCGCGAACAACCGTCACTCAACGAACATTCCAGAGGAGGGACTCTATCGACCTTGACCGGCTCCCCACAAAACTAAATCTACCTTGAGCTAATACCGCTAGAATCTCAATCTCAATACGAAGGAGGTCGATCTATGGACACAGCACCGGCACCGCTTGCTCTCTGATAACCGCATACGGGAAGTGTATCTTCAAGGATGGGCTAGGATTGTTGGCGATAGCCCGCTGGCTGAACTGTTTATGGAATGCCATCAGCCACGGTAAGGCCAATCAGGCTGCATCCCCGTTAGGCCAGCAACTCTTGGACAGCACCGGCGACAACTGGCCAAGTGTCCGTCAGCAATAGTCGCCCACATTGTCTGAGGGGAAGTCCGTCCTCCAAAAGGGCAGGCGAGTTTGCCCAGGATACCCGAGGGGCAGTCTGCCATTACGACTGACGGTGAAGTCTGTCCAACCATCCCGAAGGATACGTCTATCCAGATATCAAGCGAGGGCACTCTGATCAACCGCCGTCGCTTAGAGGTCGTGGCTCTCTATTCGGTTATCAAAGAGCAAACCAGCCTCCGTTGCCGGAGGCCGTGTGTCCTTCGCTATTCAATTACGGCTGCTCGGGCCTACTACCCTCTTCCCTATCGGCATTTAGCTTATCGAGTCGCTCATTCATCTTCTCAAGCTGCTTGGCGATGGCGGCCAGCGATCCGAGTAACTGCGGGATATCCCGTTCGAAGAACTTCCTTCCGAAGCCGGTCCTCATGAATTCGTCCATACTGCCCCTCCTTGATGGTGTTTTTTGGTTTGGTCTTGGAGCAGTGTAAGCTTATCTAGACGTCCATGATCAGTAAAGTTAATCTTATCATCCTTGCGCTGGCAAATAAGGGAGCGCGCTATTCCACCGAAACCAGATACGCCCCCAGCAATATCACCAAGCCGCCAACCCATCTGATCGTTGGGATCGATTCCCCGAAGAACAGCCACCCTAGGATAATACCGATTAAATAGCTGGAGCTTTGGGCCGGGTAGGCGACGCTGAACGGGGCAAGCGACAACACTCTGAACCATACCACTAACCCCGCCGTCAGCGCCAGCACGCCCCCGAGTATTCCCGGAGAGGTAACGGTGGCGAGTAGGTTATTCCATTGAAAGCCGCCCATCCGGTCGAGGTCCCACTTTATAAGAACCTGTCCCACCAACAGCATGATAATGTTCAGCCCAAGGAGTAGCCATGCCTGAAGACTCAACGTAATTGCCCCCTTTTGGATATCGTCAGATTATCCATTCCCCGAGGGAAGGGGCAATAGTCGGGTGAAAGCGTTCCGAACATGCCATTCAGTTTTTTAACCGATAACTTTTTGATTTCAGGTAAGACGTGGCTATACGTGTTCATGATTACTGTAATGCTGCTGTGACCAAGAAGTTCTTGGGCCACTTTTGGGTGCACATTCTTCTCAAGCAATTGGGTTGCATAGGTGTGGCGTAAGGCATGAATATTTGTTTTTGGCAAACTCGCTTTGTTTAGTAATACATGAAAAGCACGTGTCAGATTACTCTGGTCCATCATTGTGCCGTTACGATGCGTGACGACATATCCACTGTTTATATATTCATGCCCGTATGTCAGCGATTCCTCTACTTGAACCCGTTTCCATTCTTTAAGGAGGTTTGCAAGCACATCGAACAGGGGAATGTCTCTCTTCCCACTCTTTGATTTGGGTGCTTGAATCACAACTCTTGTTTTTCTTCGACCTTCCGGTGCTTTCAATCTAATTGCTGAGCGACGTATTCGGATAAGATTCTGTGAAAAATCGACGTCGTCCCATCGTAATGCCAACAGCTCCCCTAGCCGTAAACCTGTACCTAGTAATAATGCAAATGCAGTTCCTAATCGATCAGACATAGCTGATTGGACAAATCGTTGCAATTCATCTGTCGACAAAACTCGTATTTCTTTTTTAGTTTGATTTGGCCTACGGACTTTATCAACCACGTTAGTAAGGAGAATTCCTTCATTTACAGCCTGGGCAAATGCACTTCTTGTAACTACTCGAATTAGGTCGACTGTTCGAGTTGATAGACCCGAATTGCGCTTATCACTTAGCATTTTTTGAAAGTGGAAGCTGGTTAGTTTTTGAATCTTTTCTTTCCCTAATTCCGGGACGAGATGACACCGACAAATATACTCATAATTTTCCCATGTCTTTGGACGAACACTTGGTTTGATGTAAGTCTCTAGCCACAACTGAAGCCATTTTTCGAGGGTAATGTCATTGGGTAGAAGAAACCGTTTTTGTTGTAGTTCATGAATAGACTTGTTTTTCCAAGCGAGAGCGTCT
This region includes:
- a CDS encoding tyrosine-type recombinase/integrase codes for the protein MAKKRANGEGSVFRSKDGYWNAQITIGRKKDGRLHYVRKRFKTMQDALAWKNKSIHELQQKRFLLPNDITLEKWLQLWLETYIKPSVRPKTWENYEYICRCHLVPELGKEKIQKLTSFHFQKMLSDKRNSGLSTRTVDLIRVVTRSAFAQAVNEGILLTNVVDKVRRPNQTKKEIRVLSTDELQRFVQSAMSDRLGTAFALLLGTGLRLGELLALRWDDVDFSQNLIRIRRSAIRLKAPEGRRKTRVVIQAPKSKSGKRDIPLFDVLANLLKEWKRVQVEESLTYGHEYINSGYVVTHRNGTMMDQSNLTRAFHVLLNKASLPKTNIHALRHTYATQLLEKNVHPKVAQELLGHSSITVIMNTYSHVLPEIKKLSVKKLNGMFGTLSPDYCPFPRGMDNLTISKRGQLR
- a CDS encoding SIR2 family protein, with the protein product MGLKVEMPELFKETLQHGINFFAGAGFSKLPDTQGNKLPDAKELCSEICTTFDLKHGYGNDLERISTIVNTKYKQRYQEFLREKFTVKSYNPLYDQINKININSFITTNIDNIIHCVMDNSNKYYLNSLTYYGATKRSKSALSYIPLHGDVKNIYSTLYFGKFDLATVDISNRDLFDIMIAKLMECPTLFIGYGFHDSGVERAIGRILESQNKKNIWIQCLPGNENIELYRDMNCYIIEGTTEDFLQWIRDELKSEEIITSSFDSPFLAQYKVPTINEVEAVPVNEYYINARTHWYNIIANQAFQTKKINEIHEASIANKNVIVVGIPFSGKTTDMMQLSLQLNSNMKLVVKDLTPEISKHIINELRGVDATILVDNCSEDMYAYYLLASCPNIKTIGFIDEHSFESTKHIISGLIYKKIDISELDLAEAQCIYEKIPQSLRTDNFAYKKNRLERFSMLEMMSNNVKNIMTESKIQTFLQRIKATTPDAFEVIKLTSYLFVNNSALSIDILCSYFNITNYDKISTLLSTVKMLLTEADIRLTQDEVDGEFYYLRSNLFSHYVNKLLMYRHSADYAETIKKFVFNVSPYKTYKYHVFKRTAYDAKLFYRLFNDEAHELYKRIYSYNPTAYTLQQWALYKVELKDYPGAFADIDKAITMDRYNFSIKNTRAIVLFEANKEIKTGLAITEMIEAMDILSECYRSDKRKVFHAQKYAEFALYFATVLSYYEFIDQAITWLKEISKDFKSYKTKELLNKLINIKR
- a CDS encoding EamA family transporter produces the protein MSLQAWLLLGLNIIMLLVGQVLIKWDLDRMGGFQWNNLLATVTSPGILGGVLALTAGLVVWFRVLSLAPFSVAYPAQSSSYLIGIILGWLFFGESIPTIRWVGGLVILLGAYLVSVE